A genomic window from Nicotiana sylvestris chromosome 11, ASM39365v2, whole genome shotgun sequence includes:
- the LOC138881245 gene encoding uncharacterized protein, with product MAPYETLYGRRYRSPVGWLEPGKARLLGTDLVRDALEKEARDVTYILGEKVLLRVWPMKGVIRFGKNGQLNPRYIGLFEVLDTVEKLAYRLYFPPSLSGVHPLFHVSMLQKYYGDPSHVLDFCTVQLERDLTYDAEPVAIFDQHV from the exons ATGGCTCCTTATGAGaccttatatgggaggcgataTCGTTCTCCGGTTGGTTGGCTTGAGCCAGGAAAGGCTAGGTTGTTAGGTACTGATCTGGTCCgtgatgctttagagaag GAAGCTCGTGATGTTACATATATATTAGGTGAGAAGGTTCTACTCAGAGTttggcccatgaagggtgtgattaGATTCGGGAAGAATGGCCAGTTGAACCCTAGGTATATTGGTCTTTTTGAGGTGCTTGATACAGTAGAAAAGTTGGCCTACAGACTTTACTTTCCACCTAGTCTATCAGGAGTTCACCCActatttcatgtttccatgctccagAAGTATTATGGGGATCCGTCACATGTATTAGACTTTTGCACAGTGCAGTTGGAAcgagatttgacttatgatgcaGAGCCGGTGGCCATTTTCGACCAGCATGTTTAa